In Fervidobacterium nodosum Rt17-B1, one genomic interval encodes:
- a CDS encoding CTP synthase, whose translation MPEKYIVVTGGVLSGIGKGIFSASLSRVLKEVGVDINVLKIDPYLNVDAGTMNPNQHGEVFVTDDGYEADLDLGHYERFLGVSMTRKNNITAGQVYSTIIQREREGKYLGSTVQVVPHVTSEIKERITTMPGKVLSIEIGGTVGDIEGEVFLEAVRELAFEKNRNDFLFVHVTYVPYLRVTNEFKTKPTQQSVQLLRKIGIQPDIIVVRSELPIDSQSLYKIALFSGVPREMVINLPDIGNVYQIPEMLYEAGVHKLVAKKLGIEINEGPLNWVYPKSFKPYRIALIGKYLGTDDAYKSIIESIFLSGVQKPVVVDAQELEELDDDGVAQKLSTFDALIIPGGFGRRGIEGKIKAIKYARENKKPILGICLGMQLMAIEFARNVMGLKGANSTEFDESTPYPVVNMMEEQKKIMNLGGTMRLGAQKMRVLKGTKLYNIYNQEEVFERHRHRYEVDTERFSEMFKRPGEEGYKFVISGESEFLEAIEIEGHPFFIGVQYHPEYKSKVGQPHQIFLELIRAIEEVNS comes from the coding sequence ATGCCCGAAAAGTACATAGTTGTTACTGGTGGTGTTTTAAGTGGCATAGGTAAGGGTATTTTTTCCGCATCGCTTTCAAGAGTATTAAAAGAAGTTGGAGTTGATATAAATGTTCTCAAAATAGATCCGTATTTAAACGTAGATGCTGGGACGATGAATCCGAACCAGCATGGTGAGGTTTTTGTGACTGATGATGGTTACGAAGCAGATCTTGATTTGGGACATTACGAGAGATTCTTAGGTGTCAGTATGACAAGAAAAAACAACATCACCGCAGGTCAGGTATATTCTACTATAATTCAAAGGGAACGTGAGGGAAAATACTTAGGCTCAACAGTTCAGGTTGTTCCACACGTTACATCGGAGATAAAAGAAAGAATAACGACAATGCCAGGAAAAGTACTATCTATAGAAATCGGTGGAACTGTTGGAGACATCGAAGGTGAAGTGTTCTTAGAAGCTGTCAGAGAACTCGCGTTTGAAAAAAATAGAAATGATTTCCTGTTTGTTCACGTCACGTATGTTCCATATCTGAGGGTGACGAACGAGTTCAAAACTAAACCTACCCAACAATCTGTCCAGCTTTTAAGAAAAATAGGTATCCAACCGGACATTATTGTTGTCAGAAGCGAATTACCAATTGATTCTCAAAGTTTGTATAAAATAGCGCTCTTCAGCGGTGTGCCAAGAGAAATGGTTATAAATCTTCCGGACATCGGAAATGTTTACCAAATACCAGAAATGTTATACGAAGCAGGCGTGCACAAGCTTGTCGCAAAAAAACTGGGAATTGAAATAAATGAAGGTCCACTTAATTGGGTATATCCAAAGTCATTTAAACCATATAGGATAGCACTAATTGGTAAGTACCTTGGGACAGACGATGCATACAAAAGCATAATTGAATCGATATTTTTATCAGGAGTTCAAAAACCGGTTGTCGTCGATGCACAAGAATTAGAAGAGCTTGATGATGATGGCGTTGCTCAGAAATTGAGCACATTTGATGCATTGATAATTCCAGGAGGTTTTGGAAGAAGGGGAATAGAAGGAAAAATAAAGGCAATAAAATATGCAAGAGAGAACAAAAAACCGATTTTAGGTATTTGCTTAGGTATGCAACTCATGGCTATCGAATTTGCAAGGAATGTTATGGGATTAAAAGGCGCGAACTCTACAGAGTTCGATGAATCGACTCCTTATCCGGTTGTAAATATGATGGAAGAGCAAAAGAAAATAATGAACCTTGGTGGTACGATGAGACTTGGTGCACAAAAGATGAGAGTGCTTAAAGGTACGAAACTTTATAACATTTACAATCAAGAGGAAGTCTTTGAAAGACACAGGCACAGATATGAAGTTGATACAGAGAGATTTTCAGAGATGTTTAAACGACCTGGTGAAGAAGGATACAAATTTGTAATATCTGGTGAATCCGAATTCCTTGAAGCGATAGAAATTGAAGGTCATCCATTCTTTATCGGCGTACAATACCACCCAGAATACAAATCAAAAGTTGGACAACCACACCAAATTTTCTTAGAATTGATAAGGGCTATTGAGGAGGTTAATAGTTAA
- a CDS encoding prepilin-type N-terminal cleavage/methylation domain-containing protein, which translates to MRKGFTLVELLIVLAVIAALMAVATPLALNAVKNAKASQVAQNFRNIKAAFENAWNTERGKINNVDLTTNGGTLKLSDLQAAGYLSSVPSGFSDITVSAPSNGVYKVYFTYDNTDVDVERVVKQYADVKEDGTKAKLEFSVQKFW; encoded by the coding sequence ATGAGAAAAGGTTTTACGTTGGTTGAACTTTTGATAGTATTAGCGGTTATTGCAGCGCTTATGGCAGTCGCAACACCACTTGCGCTTAACGCAGTTAAGAACGCAAAGGCAAGCCAAGTGGCGCAGAACTTTAGAAATATAAAGGCGGCATTTGAAAATGCATGGAACACTGAGCGAGGAAAAATAAATAATGTAGATCTAACAACAAATGGAGGTACCTTGAAGCTTTCTGATCTCCAAGCAGCTGGGTATTTAAGCTCTGTACCGAGTGGTTTTTCAGATATAACAGTTTCAGCACCGTCAAACGGAGTTTACAAAGTATATTTTACTTACGATAATACTGATGTTGACGTCGAAAGAGTTGTAAAACAATATGCCGATGTAAAAGAGGATGGCACCAAAGCAAAATTAGAATTTTCAGTACAGAAATTCTGGTAA
- the tsf gene encoding translation elongation factor Ts, translating to MEISAQMVKELRERTGAGMMDCKNALAEANGDFEKAIEILRKKGLAKAAKKAGRETKEGLIISYVHHNGKIGVLLELNCETDFVARTDDFKELGNKIAMHIAAMSPRWVTREEVPADVIEKEKEIYREQLKDSGKPAQVIEKIIEGKLESFYQDNCLLEQKFALDQNVTIKDMIQQAIAKIGENIQVSRFVRMQIGE from the coding sequence ATGGAAATTAGTGCACAAATGGTTAAGGAACTTAGGGAAAGAACCGGCGCAGGTATGATGGATTGTAAAAACGCACTTGCTGAAGCAAACGGCGATTTTGAAAAGGCTATAGAAATTCTTAGGAAAAAAGGACTGGCAAAAGCAGCTAAGAAAGCTGGAAGAGAAACAAAAGAGGGTCTTATCATCTCTTACGTTCACCACAATGGCAAAATAGGAGTTTTACTTGAACTCAACTGTGAAACAGACTTCGTTGCGAGAACAGATGACTTCAAAGAACTTGGTAACAAAATCGCTATGCACATCGCAGCGATGTCACCAAGATGGGTTACAAGAGAAGAAGTACCAGCTGATGTAATTGAAAAAGAAAAGGAAATATACAGAGAACAACTCAAAGATTCAGGAAAACCGGCGCAAGTTATTGAAAAAATTATCGAAGGAAAGCTTGAAAGCTTCTATCAAGACAACTGCTTACTTGAACAAAAATTTGCTCTCGACCAAAATGTAACAATTAAAGATATGATTCAACAAGCAATCGCGAAGATTGGAGAAAACATCCAAGTTTCAAGATTTGTTAGAATGCAAATCGGGGAATAA
- a CDS encoding lysine 5,6-aminomutase subunit alpha: MESKLGLDPKKIEKARQLARDIALDVVNFVRKYSTVSVERTICRFFGIDGVNNEDIPLPNVVVDHLKEKGALSNGVALYLGNAILETGMTPQEIAQQIADGKLDLTKLPMHNIDEIKAQVNKIADNTIKIIDEKRMEREKMIKELGDPMQPYIYVIVATGNIYEDVIQAQAAVRQGADIIAVIRSTAQSLLDYVPYGATTEGFGGTFATQENFRIMRKALDEVAKEVGRYIRQTNYSSGLCMPEIAALGALERLDVMLNDALYGILFRDINMIRTMVDQYFSRIILGYAGIIINTGEDNYLTTADAYEQGYTVISSQLINEQLALLAGIPEEQMGLGHAFEMDPWLENGFLYELAQAQLSRELFPKAPLKYMPPTRFMTGNIFRGLVQDAMFNVIGIWTKQGIQLLGMMTEAIHTPFLSDRYVAIETAKYIFNNMRNLGDEVVFKQDGIIQRRAKEVLDQAIELLEKMREDGLFKSLEKGVFANTKRPIKGGKGLDGVFEKGKYYYNPFEEKLLKH, encoded by the coding sequence ATGGAAAGCAAACTCGGTCTTGATCCAAAGAAGATAGAAAAGGCAAGGCAATTAGCCCGTGATATAGCCTTAGACGTTGTGAATTTCGTCAGGAAGTACTCAACTGTAAGCGTTGAAAGAACTATATGCAGATTCTTCGGAATAGATGGTGTTAACAACGAAGATATTCCTCTTCCAAACGTCGTGGTTGATCATTTAAAAGAAAAAGGCGCACTCAGCAACGGCGTGGCTCTCTATCTAGGTAACGCAATTCTTGAGACCGGTATGACTCCACAGGAAATCGCGCAACAAATTGCCGATGGTAAACTCGATTTAACTAAATTACCTATGCACAATATAGATGAAATAAAAGCACAAGTCAATAAGATTGCTGATAACACTATAAAGATTATCGATGAAAAAAGAATGGAAAGAGAAAAAATGATAAAAGAGCTTGGAGACCCGATGCAACCTTACATATACGTTATCGTTGCAACGGGAAATATCTACGAAGACGTTATACAAGCGCAAGCTGCGGTAAGACAAGGTGCAGATATAATCGCGGTTATCCGCTCAACCGCCCAGAGCTTGCTTGATTACGTACCTTACGGTGCAACAACCGAAGGTTTCGGCGGAACGTTTGCAACACAGGAAAACTTTAGAATAATGAGGAAAGCTTTAGATGAAGTTGCAAAGGAAGTTGGAAGGTACATAAGGCAGACCAATTACAGCTCGGGTTTGTGTATGCCTGAAATAGCTGCATTAGGTGCGCTCGAGAGATTAGACGTAATGCTAAACGACGCGCTTTATGGAATACTATTCAGGGACATAAACATGATAAGAACCATGGTTGACCAATATTTCTCAAGGATAATACTTGGTTACGCTGGAATTATCATAAACACTGGTGAAGATAACTACCTCACAACGGCAGATGCCTACGAACAAGGATACACAGTTATCTCTTCACAGCTCATAAACGAACAACTTGCACTGCTTGCCGGCATTCCAGAAGAGCAGATGGGACTTGGTCACGCGTTTGAAATGGACCCATGGCTTGAAAACGGATTCTTATACGAGCTCGCACAAGCTCAGCTTTCAAGAGAGCTATTCCCGAAAGCTCCTCTTAAATACATGCCACCAACAAGATTCATGACCGGTAATATTTTCAGAGGACTTGTCCAAGACGCGATGTTCAACGTTATAGGTATATGGACAAAACAAGGTATCCAATTGCTCGGTATGATGACGGAAGCAATACATACGCCGTTCCTCTCTGATAGATACGTAGCTATCGAAACGGCAAAGTATATATTCAACAACATGAGGAATTTAGGCGATGAAGTCGTATTCAAACAAGATGGAATAATCCAAAGAAGGGCAAAAGAAGTACTTGACCAAGCGATAGAACTATTGGAAAAAATGAGGGAAGATGGGCTATTCAAATCACTTGAGAAAGGAGTATTCGCAAACACAAAAAGACCAATCAAAGGTGGAAAAGGACTCGACGGAGTATTCGAAAAAGGCAAGTATTATTACAACCCATTTGAAGAAAAGCTATTGAAACACTAA
- a CDS encoding MaoC family dehydratase yields MDINDFYIGQEYIVKRIVTDEMVKLFAEATGDKNPVHLDEEYAKNTIFGRRIAHGILSLGIISSVLGTEFPGAGTIYLMQNAKFKRPVYVGEEVTVKLIVKEIDKDKRRILLDTVVVKENGESAIEGEALVKI; encoded by the coding sequence ATGGATATAAACGATTTCTACATTGGTCAGGAATACATAGTTAAGAGAATAGTTACAGATGAAATGGTAAAATTATTTGCTGAAGCAACTGGAGATAAGAATCCTGTGCATCTTGATGAAGAATACGCAAAAAATACAATATTTGGCAGAAGGATAGCACACGGCATACTTTCACTTGGAATAATCTCATCAGTACTCGGTACAGAATTCCCGGGCGCTGGGACAATATACTTAATGCAAAATGCAAAGTTTAAAAGACCAGTTTACGTTGGCGAAGAAGTAACGGTTAAACTCATAGTAAAAGAAATAGATAAAGATAAAAGAAGAATATTGCTTGACACCGTTGTTGTTAAAGAAAATGGCGAAAGTGCTATCGAGGGAGAGGCTTTAGTGAAAATATAA
- a CDS encoding PHP domain-containing protein has product MRKIIADYHIHSNYSPDSNSTIEEILETAREKRIEHIIITDHYELADSHFNVIDIETYRKEMEKYSLPVGVELGWDGIKELNIDTTKFDYVLLAHHYVEEPITQESYKNYLLRLLDIVKRFDSYHALAHLDFPRRYHPQREEFSKELYDIITEILKIVISNGKMLEVNVSPIKLYGEPNPSIDILKLYKSLGGRNITIGSDAHKLEDIGKGIEKGIEILSELGYNYILVLDTEWREVKIK; this is encoded by the coding sequence ATGCGAAAAATAATTGCTGATTATCACATTCATAGTAATTATTCACCGGATTCCAATAGCACTATAGAAGAAATATTGGAAACGGCAAGAGAAAAGAGGATTGAACATATAATTATTACCGACCATTATGAGTTAGCCGATAGCCATTTCAACGTTATAGATATTGAGACATATCGAAAAGAAATGGAAAAATACTCGCTACCTGTTGGCGTAGAACTTGGTTGGGATGGCATAAAAGAACTCAACATAGATACGACAAAATTTGATTATGTATTACTTGCACATCACTACGTGGAAGAACCTATAACGCAGGAAAGTTATAAGAATTACTTATTAAGGTTGCTAGATATTGTAAAACGATTCGACAGTTACCATGCGTTGGCACATTTGGACTTTCCAAGAAGATACCATCCGCAAAGAGAAGAATTTTCAAAAGAATTGTACGATATAATAACCGAAATACTAAAAATAGTTATATCAAATGGAAAAATGTTAGAGGTTAACGTTTCACCTATCAAACTGTACGGTGAACCAAATCCAAGTATCGATATTCTAAAGTTGTATAAATCGCTTGGTGGGAGGAATATAACGATAGGCTCTGACGCGCATAAGTTGGAAGACATTGGCAAAGGAATAGAAAAAGGTATTGAAATACTTTCGGAATTAGGTTACAATTATATCTTGGTGTTAGATACTGAATGGCGAGAGGTTAAGATAAAATAA
- a CDS encoding OAM dimerization domain-containing protein, with translation MSGGLYSLEKKDFDKTLNLKAIKPYGDTMNDGKVQVSFTLPVPDGDEAVEAAKQLMKKMGLDNPMIVYHHQLTPGFTFFIGYGDCVHTIDYTAISVPKVEVHRMTMEEIDEFIEKNIGRKLIVVGATTGTDAHTVGLDAILNMKGFAGHYGLERYKMFEVYNMGSQVPNEEFVAKAIEVKADALLVSQTVTQKNVHIKNLTNLIEILEAEGIRKDVIVVVGGPRITHELAKELGFDAGFGPGTFAEDVGAFIAQEWVRRHK, from the coding sequence ATGTCTGGAGGATTATACTCACTTGAAAAGAAAGATTTTGACAAGACGCTCAATTTAAAAGCGATAAAACCTTACGGAGACACAATGAACGATGGAAAAGTACAGGTAAGCTTTACGTTACCTGTACCAGATGGTGACGAAGCTGTTGAAGCCGCAAAGCAACTGATGAAAAAGATGGGGCTTGATAATCCCATGATAGTTTATCATCATCAACTTACACCAGGTTTCACATTCTTCATTGGATACGGTGATTGTGTACATACTATTGATTACACAGCGATAAGCGTGCCAAAAGTCGAAGTACACAGAATGACGATGGAAGAGATAGACGAATTCATTGAAAAGAACATAGGAAGGAAACTCATCGTCGTAGGTGCGACAACGGGAACAGATGCGCACACTGTTGGACTTGATGCGATACTCAACATGAAAGGTTTTGCAGGACATTATGGACTTGAAAGGTATAAGATGTTTGAAGTATACAACATGGGAAGTCAAGTACCAAACGAAGAATTCGTAGCGAAGGCAATAGAAGTAAAAGCCGACGCACTTTTGGTATCGCAAACAGTTACACAAAAGAACGTACACATTAAGAACCTGACAAATTTAATAGAAATCCTTGAAGCGGAAGGCATAAGAAAAGACGTAATTGTTGTTGTTGGTGGACCAAGAATAACACACGAACTTGCAAAAGAACTTGGTTTTGATGCGGGCTTTGGACCAGGAACATTTGCCGAAGACGTTGGTGCATTCATCGCACAAGAATGGGTGAGAAGGCATAAATAA
- the uvrC gene encoding excinuclease ABC subunit UvrC, whose product MLDFKILEKIPNKSGVYIFKKGEEYIYIGKAKELKKRLTSHFKAKDGKSKLIVEEADDLQVILLDNEKEALILEANMIYKYKPKYNAMLKDTQVYPYIRISNDEIPYLEIVRNRKGEGEFYGPFTNVYFTRQLFEVLRKVYKFRTCKRDITKLKKPCMDYHLGLCSGVCINEESPEDYKKKINEVKNVLKGKFSNVISFIKLKMEQHARLLDFENAAKYRDILLNFNKVMESQGVVLPESVNIDLVVGKHKTFLVFKIRSGYLISKLVYEYDGHIVDFIELFYTQNTSDIPEKIIVEKENKELKNIAKILGIKIAQAKDDLELQLLNKAIDNLNYEIGLILTNKIILKQMKELLGLMKLPNRIEGIDISHLAGKNTVASLVVFENGEIKKEEYRRYKLGDILDDFESIRIVVKKRYTKHNVPDLLFIDGGIGQVNAAYQSLKEIGKERECDVIGLAKEEETIVTLHGEIRLAFDHPVLRLLVKIRDETHRVANEFTRNLSTKKSLRSILDEIKWIGPKRKKTLLERYTSIEEILSVSRSEIEQLIGKKATESLLNELSYRRNL is encoded by the coding sequence ATGTTAGATTTTAAAATTTTGGAAAAAATACCGAATAAATCTGGAGTTTACATATTCAAAAAAGGAGAAGAATACATATACATTGGCAAAGCAAAAGAGCTGAAAAAAAGATTAACCTCACATTTTAAAGCAAAAGATGGGAAAAGCAAGTTAATAGTTGAAGAAGCTGATGATTTACAAGTTATATTACTTGATAATGAGAAAGAAGCACTAATACTTGAAGCTAATATGATATACAAATACAAGCCAAAATACAACGCTATGTTAAAAGACACGCAGGTTTATCCATATATAAGGATAAGCAATGACGAAATTCCATATCTTGAAATTGTTCGCAATCGCAAAGGCGAGGGTGAATTTTACGGACCTTTTACAAATGTATATTTTACAAGGCAGCTCTTTGAAGTACTGAGAAAAGTATACAAATTCAGAACGTGCAAACGTGATATTACAAAATTGAAAAAACCTTGTATGGATTATCACTTAGGTTTGTGTTCTGGCGTGTGCATCAACGAAGAGAGTCCAGAAGATTATAAAAAGAAAATTAACGAGGTTAAAAATGTTCTCAAAGGAAAATTTAGCAATGTTATTTCTTTTATAAAGTTAAAAATGGAGCAACATGCCAGATTACTCGATTTTGAAAACGCGGCAAAGTATAGGGATATATTGTTGAATTTTAATAAAGTCATGGAATCTCAAGGCGTAGTTTTACCAGAGTCTGTAAACATCGATTTAGTCGTTGGGAAACATAAGACTTTCCTCGTTTTCAAGATACGCTCCGGATACCTTATCTCTAAGCTTGTGTATGAATACGATGGCCATATAGTGGATTTCATAGAATTATTCTATACACAAAACACTTCAGACATACCAGAAAAGATAATTGTCGAAAAAGAGAATAAAGAGCTTAAAAACATAGCCAAAATATTAGGAATCAAAATAGCCCAAGCCAAAGATGATTTGGAATTGCAATTACTCAACAAAGCCATAGATAACCTAAATTATGAGATAGGACTTATCTTGACTAACAAGATTATTCTAAAACAAATGAAGGAATTACTTGGACTCATGAAGTTGCCAAACAGGATAGAGGGAATAGACATTTCGCACTTGGCTGGCAAAAATACGGTGGCTTCGCTTGTTGTTTTTGAAAACGGTGAAATCAAGAAGGAAGAATACAGAAGATACAAACTTGGTGATATTTTGGACGATTTTGAAAGTATACGTATCGTTGTCAAGAAAAGGTATACGAAGCATAATGTCCCAGATTTACTTTTCATAGATGGTGGAATTGGACAAGTAAATGCCGCCTACCAGTCCCTAAAAGAAATTGGGAAGGAAAGAGAATGTGATGTAATAGGCTTGGCTAAAGAAGAAGAAACTATAGTAACTTTACATGGAGAAATAAGATTGGCTTTCGACCATCCTGTTTTAAGGTTACTTGTAAAGATACGTGATGAAACGCACAGGGTAGCAAATGAATTTACAAGGAATTTATCCACAAAAAAATCACTTAGAAGCATTCTCGATGAAATAAAATGGATAGGT
- a CDS encoding type II secretion system protein: MADTDKYNGFKRGFTIIELLIAIVVIALLMVVVTPFAINVVKKARASQVAQNFRNIKTAVENYFYMENPENPVYMENPENPEREINFSNLISKEYIKSIPDDFSLSIKSAGNNTWLLEITYNGKNVDIEDVKASGMNYVKEIQDKVIVFEFTLKK; this comes from the coding sequence GTGGCTGACACGGATAAGTATAATGGATTCAAAAGAGGTTTTACAATCATTGAGCTTCTTATAGCGATAGTTGTCATTGCTCTACTTATGGTAGTTGTTACTCCATTTGCCATAAATGTGGTAAAGAAAGCTAGAGCATCACAAGTTGCACAGAATTTTAGGAACATTAAAACCGCGGTTGAAAATTATTTCTATATGGAAAATCCAGAAAATCCAGTCTATATGGAAAATCCAGAAAATCCAGAACGTGAGATCAACTTCTCCAACCTCATAAGCAAAGAATATATTAAATCAATTCCAGATGATTTTTCGCTTTCAATAAAATCAGCTGGTAACAATACCTGGTTGTTAGAAATAACCTACAATGGTAAAAACGTTGATATTGAAGACGTAAAAGCAAGTGGTATGAATTATGTAAAAGAAATACAAGATAAAGTTATTGTCTTCGAATTTACACTGAAAAAGTAA
- a CDS encoding MutS-related protein, with amino-acid sequence MNYTNLTTIPKKREDFERLIGFDYIKSLLDPKTPYGQKYFQHLVPLSFENILTHHSDVEELIKTFQNEKFLEDILNNLECVLDVSHTFERIKNKEILDEIELFELKNYVLVVDSIREMIKNHLPKKFVPPELTDVIDLLDPEGLRMPTFYIYDAYSKELAEIRKKKRELLKSENNCEDEILALTEKESQIEKMILEEISQRLSNYHHIISESIEKIKYLDVILTKTRLSEELGLSCPQITREKNRSIKIKGMFNPKLKSELEKLGKTYQPVDIEITPGVTVMVGANMSGKSVVLRTVALIQYMAQLGFFVPAQSCELTYVDNISIIAEDNQKPLSGLSSFGAEILLINEALKETEGKTSLILIDEPARTTNPYEGTIIVNALVKLFEKNKSYTIIVTHFDDIQARRRLRIKGLKEKLLKDKSNRNSEDIINNLQDYIDYQIIQADNSTVPKDAIKIMELLNIDEKIMRLVKEIKI; translated from the coding sequence GTGAATTACACAAATTTAACGACGATTCCCAAAAAACGGGAAGATTTTGAAAGACTCATTGGATTTGACTATATAAAATCACTGCTTGACCCAAAAACACCTTATGGACAAAAATATTTTCAACATCTTGTGCCACTGAGTTTTGAAAACATTCTTACTCATCATAGTGACGTTGAAGAACTTATCAAAACTTTTCAAAATGAAAAATTCTTAGAGGATATACTCAATAATCTTGAGTGTGTTTTAGACGTATCACACACGTTTGAGCGTATAAAAAATAAAGAAATTTTGGATGAAATAGAACTTTTTGAACTAAAGAATTACGTGCTTGTTGTTGATAGTATACGCGAAATGATAAAAAATCATCTTCCAAAAAAATTTGTACCACCAGAATTAACGGATGTTATAGATTTATTAGATCCAGAAGGTTTGAGAATGCCAACTTTTTACATATACGACGCATACAGCAAAGAACTTGCGGAGATAAGAAAGAAAAAAAGAGAATTGTTGAAAAGCGAAAATAATTGTGAAGACGAAATACTTGCACTTACAGAAAAGGAAAGCCAAATTGAAAAGATGATTTTGGAAGAAATAAGCCAAAGATTGTCAAATTACCACCATATAATAAGCGAATCGATAGAGAAGATAAAATACCTTGATGTAATACTCACAAAAACAAGACTATCGGAAGAACTCGGATTATCTTGCCCACAGATTACAAGAGAAAAAAACAGAAGTATAAAAATAAAGGGTATGTTTAATCCAAAGTTGAAAAGTGAACTTGAAAAATTAGGAAAAACATATCAACCAGTTGATATAGAAATTACTCCGGGTGTCACGGTAATGGTCGGTGCAAATATGTCTGGAAAGAGTGTAGTACTCAGAACCGTTGCGCTAATCCAATATATGGCTCAACTTGGTTTCTTTGTACCAGCTCAGTCTTGTGAATTAACTTATGTTGATAATATTTCAATAATAGCTGAAGACAATCAAAAACCACTCTCCGGACTTTCTTCATTTGGAGCGGAGATATTGTTAATCAACGAAGCACTAAAAGAAACTGAAGGGAAAACAAGTTTAATTTTAATAGACGAACCAGCTCGTACAACAAATCCATACGAAGGAACAATTATCGTAAACGCCTTAGTTAAATTATTCGAAAAGAATAAATCTTACACAATCATTGTCACGCATTTCGATGACATACAAGCAAGAAGAAGACTTAGGATAAAAGGTCTAAAAGAGAAGTTATTAAAAGATAAAAGCAATCGTAATTCGGAAGACATTATAAACAATTTGCAAGATTACATAGATTATCAGATAATTCAAGCAGACAATTCAACTGTTCCAAAGGATGCTATAAAGATAATGGAATTACTCAATATAGATGAAAAAATAATGAGGTTAGTTAAAGAAATTAAAATTTAA